The following coding sequences are from one Salvia hispanica cultivar TCC Black 2014 chromosome 3, UniMelb_Shisp_WGS_1.0, whole genome shotgun sequence window:
- the LOC125210730 gene encoding uncharacterized protein LOC125210730 encodes MRPANKKPAIGYSEENLYDDDDDANDICEIAATSDAEVATPILDAAKNGIVEMVEGILARVPVAIHDKNVEGKNVVLIAVQYRQPHVYKFLVDWDKMRDTILLETDKKGNSALHLAAMAGEYKPWLVPAHAMGAQVVSVCEEVDARSPRSERVENPEGNILPDPRRPRQGGRQVAHQHLPVLLRGGEPHRHGGLLHLRHSPGRRWHPKLGKRDGLQHLLHLLPPRPLLLGDLLDHVPRHPDF; translated from the exons ATGCGCCCCGCCAATAAAAAACCCGCCATTGGTTATAGTGAAGAGAATCTATatgacgacgacgacgacgccAACGACATCTGCGAAATTGCTGCCACCTCTGATGCAGAGGTGGCGACGCCCATCCTCGACGCGGCCAAGAACGGGATAGTCGAGATGGTGGAGGGGATTTTGGCGCGGGTTCCGGTGGCGATCCACGACAAGAATGTTGAAGGTAAGAATGTGGTTTTGATTGCAGTGCAGTATCGGCAGCCACACGTGTACAAGTTCTTGGTTGATTGGGACAAAATGAGAGATACGATCCTTTTGGAAACTGATAAGAAGGGCAATAGCGCATTGCACCTTGCTGCTATGGCTGGTGAGTATAAGCCATGGCTCGTTCCTGCTCATGCAATGGGAGCTCAAGTGGTATCAG TTTGTGAAGAAGTCGATGCCAGATCGCCCCGCTCGGAACGGGTCGAAAACCCCGAGGGAAATATTCTACCAGACCCACGACGGCCTCGCCAAGGAGGCCGGCAAGTGGCTCACCAGCACCTCCCAGTCCTGCTCCGTGGTGGCGAGCCTCATCGCCACGGTGGCCTTCTCCACCTCCGCCACAGTCCCGGGCGGAGGTGGCACCCCAAACTGGGAAAACGAGATGGCCTTCAGCATCTTCTCCATCTCCTCCCTCCTCGCCCTCTGCTTCTCGGTGACCTCCTTGATCATGTTCCTCGCCATCCTGACTTCTAA
- the LOC125209947 gene encoding exocyst complex component EXO70B1-like, with the protein MDSDNPKPENDSEEGKAEINGAESKSTDEEKPAKTADEENKEGGEGAAAAVESEAKEGEEDPPPPPSALNIDKLSQEVDGYLATLSAPKPEDGGGESSLPQDVPNFVKQFSLMVEARVADYDSSDESVKWGSVPEEESASFLDAITRLSSLSTALLAYSAQPNIARSINRISAVIEQAMSYVEEEFKDLLDEHRFPDSNPPQNGGEGTAGEVAVVPPSEEEVAPEQQAPPPSKEDNNFPGYEDEVLSNLIRLSKLMTVTEYDTECREAYFVARRVALDAALHKLGFEKHSIDDVHKMQWETLETEIISWIRIFKHCPSLLASEGSLTRAVFPERPAMSGHLHLALTQCVSAAVLNFAGAVALTKSSSEKLFKFLDMYEALRDVIPALGGEDVPQDWRNDLNTESSIIRCRLGEAITSMFSELETSIRTDAGKTPVPGGAIHPLTRYTMNYIKLACEYKETLEHIFKEHHHREESGSGSGSNSSPFAAHMIKIMELLDENMEAKSKLYKDHALGAIFLMNNGRYVLQKVRGSNEIGSLIGDVYSRKKSSDLRQYHKVYQRETWGKLLSYLHPDGLTSHGKVSKPVLKERFKNFNAMFDEISRTQTTWVVCDEQLQSELRVSISNMVVPAYRSFLGRYNQVFTAGRQTEKYVKYQGEDVENSIEELFDGKK; encoded by the coding sequence ATGGATTCCGACAATCCTAAGCCTGAAAACGACAGCGAAGAAGGCAAAGCTGAAATCAACGGCGCAGAATCAAAATCCACAGACGAAGAAAAGCCGGCGAAAACAGCCGATGAAGAGAACAAGGAGGGCGGCGaaggggcggcggcggcggttgAATCAGAAGCtaaagaaggagaagaagatcCACCGCCGCCTCCTTCCGCTCTCAACATCGACAAGCTCTCTCAAGAAGTCGATGGATATCTCGCCACGTTGTCTGCTCCGAAACCAGAAGACGGCGGTGGCGAATCATCTCTACCGCAAGATGTACCCAATTTTGTGAAGCAGTTTTCGCTCATGGTGGAGGCCAGAGTCGCCGATTACGACTCCTCCGACGAGAGCGTCAAATGGGGCTCTGTGCCGGAGGAGGAGTCGGCGTCGTTCCTCGACGCCATCACGCGCCTCTCCTCCCTCTCCACGGCCCTCTTGGCGTACTCCGCGCAGCCCAACATCGCCCGCTCGATCAACCGCATCAGCGCCGTGATCGAGCAGGCGATGTCCTACGTGGAGGAGGAGTTCAAGGACCTTCTGGATGAGCACAGGTTCCCTGACTCCAATCCTCCACAAAATGGAGGCGAGGGCACGGCAGGGGAAGTCGCTGTCGTGCCCCCGTCAGAGGAGGAGGTGGCGCCTGAGCAGCAGGCGCCACCTCCTTCCAAGGAAGATAATAACTTCCCGGGATACGAAGACGAGGTTCTCTCCAACTTGATAAGGCTGTCGAAGCTGATGACGGTGACCGAGTATGACACGGAGTGCCGCGAGGCCTATTTCGTCGCGCGGCGGGTCGCCCTCGATGCGGCCCTCCACAAGCTAGGGTTCGAGAAGCATAGCATCGACGACGTGCACAAGATGCAATGGGAGACTCTAGAGACAGAAATCATCTCGTGGATCAGGATATTCAAGCACTGCCCCTCGCTCTTGGCGAGCGAGGGGAGCCTGACAAGGGCAGTCTTCCCAGAACGCCCTGCCATGTCAGGACACCTCCACCTTGCACTGACACAGTGTGTGAGCGCGGCAGTCCTAAACTTTGCAGGGGCTGTCGCGCTCACAAAGAGCTCCTCAGAGAAGCTCTTCAAGTTCCTCGACATGTACGAGGCCCTACGGGACGTCATCCCCGCCCTGGGCGGGGAGGACGTCCCACAGGACTGGCGCAATGACCTCAACACCGAAAGCAGCATCATCAGATGCCGCCTCGGGGAGGCCATCACCTCCATGTTCTCAGAGCTGGAGACCTCCATCCGGACGGACGCCGGCAAGACGCCCGTCCCAGGCGGTGCCATCCACCCTCTTACACGATACACAATGAATTACATCAAACTCGCCTGCGAGTATAAGGAAACCCTAGAGCACATTTTCAAGGAGCACCACCACAGGGAGGAGTCTGGCTCTGGCTCTGGCTCAAACTCCTCCCCGTTCGCGGCGCACATGATCAAGATCATGGAGCTCCTCGACGAAAACATGGAGGCAAAGTCAAAGCTCTACAAGGACCACGCCCTCGGCGCGATCTTCTTGATGAACAACGGGAGATACGTCTTGCAGAAGGTACGAGGTTCGAACGAGATAGGTAGCCTAATCGGAGACGTGTATAGCCGAAAGAAGTCGTCCGATCTGAGGCAGTACCACAAGGTGTATCAGAGGGAGACATGGGGGAAACTGCTGAGCTACCTCCACCCGGACGGCCTCACGTCCCATGGGAAGGTGTCGAAGCCGGTGCTCAAGGAgagattcaaaaattttaatgctatgTTTGATGAGATAAGCCGGACGCAGACGACCTGGGTCGTCTGCGACGAGCAATTACAGTCGGAGCTTAGGGTTTCGATATCGAACATGGTGGTGCCGGCGTACCGATCGTTTCTAGGGAGGTACAACCAGGTGTTTACGGCGGGGAGACAGACAGAAAAGTACGTCAAGTATCAAGGAGAGGACGTTGAGAATTCGATTGAGGAGCTCTTTGATGGCAAGAAGTGA